The Ralstonia sp. RRA DNA segment CTTGCCTTCAGCCAGGCGATTGCGGCCGTACTTCTCGAACTCTTCTTCGCTGCCATTCTTCTCGGGGCCGCCGGAGCAGAACGTGCACTTGTCCATCTTGCCGCGCACGCCGAAGGTGCCCTGGCTCGGGAACTGCGGCGCGCCGAACGGGCAGGCATACGAGCAGTAACCGCAACCAATGCAGACGTCCTTGTCGTGCAGCACCACGCCGTCTTCGGTGCGATAGAAGCAGTCGACGGGGCAGACCGCCATGCACGGCGCATCGGAGCAATGCATGCACGCCACGGAGATGGATTTCTCCGCGCCGATCATGCCGTCGTTGATGGTGACCACGCGGCGCCGGTTCACGCCCCAGGGCACCTCGTTCTCGTTCTTGCAGGCCGTGGCGCAGGCGTTGCATTCGATGCAGCGCTCGCTGTCACAGATGAATTTCATGCGTGCCATGTTGATCTCCCCGTTCCTTTAAGCGAACCGCTCGATCTGGCAGACCGTCGTTTTCGTTTCCTGCATCATCGTCACCGCGTCGTAGCCGTAGGTGGTGGCCGTGTTGACGGCCTCGCCACGCACGATCGGGTGGGCGCCTTCCGGGTAGTAGTCGAGCAAATCCTTGCCCTGCCACCAGCCCGAGAAGTGGAACGGGATAAAGGCGTGGTCGACACCCACGCGCTCCGTCACCAATGCGCGCACCTTGATCTGGGCGCCGGTCGGCGTTTTGACCCAGACGAAGTCGTTGTGGCGGATACCCCGGTCGGATGCGGCCTTGGGGTTGATCTCGACGAAGTTCTCCTGCTGCAGCTCGGCCAGCCACGGGTTGGAGCGCGTTTCCTCACCGCCGCCCTCGTACTCCACCAGGCGACCGGAGGTGAGGATGATCGGGAATTTCTCGTAGACCTTGTTCTCGATATTGCGCTGCTGCACCGTCTTGTACAGCGTGGGCAGGCGCCAGAAGGCCTTCTTGTCGTCGTGCGTCGGGTACTTGGCGACCATGTCGGGCCGCGTGGAGTACAACGGCTCTCGGTGCTGCGGAATCGCATCGGGGAAGTTCCACACGATGGCGCGCGCCTTGGCGTTGCCGAACGGGTGGCAGCCATGCTTCATCGCCACGCGCTGGATGCCGCCCGAGAGATCGGTCTTCCAGTTCTTGCCCTCGGCGGCCTTCTTTTCGGCATCGGTCAGGTCATCCCACCAGCCGAGTTTCTTGAGGAAGACGTGGTCGAACTCGGGGTAGCCGGTGGTCAGGTCCGAACCGAGCGAGAACGAGCCGTCTTCCGCCAGCAGGTTGACGCCGTCGCGCTCCACGCCAAAGTTGGCGCGGAAATTACCGCCACCTTCCATCACGTGCTTGCTGGTGTCGTACAGGTTGGGCGAACCGGGGTGCTTGAGCTCCGGGGTGCCGTAGCACGGCCACGGCAGGCCGAAGTAGTCACCGGTGAGGTCGTAGCCCGTTTCCGGGTCCTTGCCGCCCTTGCAGCGCAGCGTGCGCACATCAAACAGATGCATGTTGCGCATGTGGGCCTTCAGACGTTCCGGCGATTGGCCGGTGTAGCCGATGGTCCAGTTGCCGCGGTTGATCTCGCGCAGCAGCGACTCGATCTCCGGCTCGCGCCACGTCATGCCGGCGCGCTTGTATTCGGTGATCTTGCAGCCCTTGCTCAGCTCCTTGCCAAAGCCAAGGCGATCGGCAAAGGCCTGCATGATGACGTGATCAGGCTGCGACTCGAACAGCGGTTCGATCACCTTCTCGCGCCATTGCAGCGAGCGGTTGGACGCCGTGCACGAGCCCGACGTTTCGAACTGCGTAGCCGCCGGCAGCAGGTAGACGGCACGGTTCGGATTCGGCGGTGAGCCATCAGCGGACGGCATGTTGGCCATCGCCGCCGTGGCCGACGGATACGGGTCAATCACCACCAGCAGATCGATCTTGTCGAGCGCGCGCTTGATGTCCATCCCGCGCGTCTGTGAATTCGGTGCGTGGCCCCAGTAGAAGACGGCACGGACGTTGTTGTCCTGGTCGATCAGGTCGTTCTTCTCCAGCACCGCATCGGCCCAGCGCGACACCGTCGTGCCGGATTTCTCCATCATCGCCTGCGAGGCGAAGCGGCCCTTGATCCAGTCGTAGTCGACATCCCACACCTTCGCGAAGTGCTTCCACGCGCCGGTGGCCAGGCCGTAGTAGCCCGGCAGCGAATCGGGGTTCGGGCCGACGTCGGTCGCGCCCTGCACGTTGTCGTGGCCGCGGAAGATGTTGGCCCCGCCACCCGACTTGCCGATGTTGCCCAGCGCCAGCTGCACGATGCACGACGCTCGCACGATGGCGTTGCCGATGGTGTGCTGCGTCTGGCCCATGCACCAGACCAGCGTGCTGGGGCGGTTCATCGCCATCATCTCGGCGACCTTGTGCACTTGCGCCTCGGGCACGCCGCACACTTCTTCCACCTTGTCCGGCGTCCACTTGGCGAGCACTTCCTCGCGCACCTTGTCCATGCCGTAGACGCGGTCGTGGATGTACTGCTTGTCTTCCCAGCCGTTCTTGAAGATGTGGTACAGCACGCCAAACAAGAAGGCGATGTCGGTGCCTGAGCGGATGCGCACGTATTCATCGGACTTGGCCGCTGTGCGCGTGTAGCGCGGGTCGACCACGATGACCTTGCAGCCGGTTTCCTTGGCATGCAGCAGATGCAGCATCGACACGGGGTGCGCCTCGGCCGCATTCGAGCCGATGTACAACGCGCACTTGGCGTTCTGCATGTCGTTGTACGAATTGGTCATCGCACCGTAGCCCCACGTGTTGGCCACGCCGGCCACGGTGGTGCTGTGGCAGATGCGCGCCTGGTGGTCGCAGTTGTTGGTGCCGAAGAACGACACCCACTTGCGCAGCAGGTACGCCTGCTCGTTGCTGTGTTTGGATGACCCGACGAAGAAGAACGAGTCCGGCCCCGTCTCCTGGCGGATCGTCTGCATCTTGGCGACGATCTCATTCAACGCCTGCTCCCAGCTGATGCGCTGGTAGCGGCCGTCGACGAGCTTCATCGGCGTCTTGAGGCGGTATTCGCCGTGACCGTGCTCGCGCAGGGCCGCACCCTTGGCACAGTGCGCGCCGAGGTTGATCGGCGAATCGAACACCGGTTCCTGACGCACCCACACGCCGTTCTGCACCACGGCATCCACCGAGCAGCCGACGGAGCAGTGCGAGCACACGGTACGGCGCACGACGATGTCGCCCTTCCCTTCCGCGGCTTGTGCCTCGCCCACCACCGATTTCTTCACCAGCGAGAGCTGCGTGGCCGCCAACCCTGCGCCCACGCCAATACCGGAGCGCTTGAGGAAGGTCCGGCGATCCATGGTCGGCAATGCGCCGGCCAGGCTGCGCGCCAGACTACCGGCCAGCGACGACGCGCCCTGGCGGCGAGCCGATGTGGTTTTCGTGTCCTGTACCGCCGGTTTGCGGGTCAGAAGCATAGGGGTCACCTGAGGATGTGGGGTGCGTGCAATGACAACAGCGGCTACAGCGGGTGCGAATGCGCCCGCGTCAGATCCACGTTGTCTTGTAGTACTTGCGGATGTGCTCGCTCAGGCGGTAGCCCGTCGCGCCATCATCGGCGGGTTCGGCCTGCGGCGTTGCCGAGGCGATGGGCGCATGCGCCAGATGGTTTGCTGTAGCGGCGGTGCCGGCAGCAGCAGCGACGGCAGCGCCCATCAGAAAACGGCGGCGTGTCGGCGCGTTGTCAGCGGACTCCGCGGATTCTGCTTGCGGACGAGCGTGAGGGACAGTGTTCGGACCTGGCATGTCGATGCTCCCCGGTTTCGTGAAACCGATGATCGAATCTAATAGGAATTATCCGACATATTTTAGAAGCAACTGTCGGGGAAAACCATGCCTGACACCCTCACCGGCTGAGTTTTCTGACGATTTGGCGACGATTTCTTTCAATCAGCCCAAATTGAACCGCCCCGCCATGACGTGGGCGGGGCCTTGCTCTTGACGGCGTGCTTATTTCTTAGGCAAATATCCGGCGTGCAGTCACGCCAATTCGAGCGCGAGCCGCTCGACTTCAAAAAACGCTTTGGCCAAACCCGCCGCATCGGCATAAAAGCGGGCACGTGGATGCTGCAACACAGCATCGCAAGCGGTGTCGACCCATAACGCCAGATGACGCTGGAAGAAGGCGCGCTGCTCCTCCACATGGGCAATGGCCGCATCGTCGCCGGCAATCAGGTAGCGCATGACCTCGCACAGAGTGGCGAGGTGGTCTTCGGTTTCGGTAATGCCTTCGGCGCGCTCCAGGCCATAGCGACGCAGATCATCGCGCAGCACCACCAGCGGCTTCTCGTTAAGGAAACCAGCCTGGTAGTACGAGCCGTACAGGAACACCTCCGGCTTGCCGACGCCGATGAACAGCTCGGTGTATTCGTCATCGGCCTGTGCCGCAGTGGTCTGGCCGGCACGCGCGACGAGGCGGCGCCAGGCCTGCGTGAGTGCGCTGCTGGCAGCGGCTTGCGCATCGGCCGGGTCAGCATCGCTGTCGCTGGCGGGCTCCAGTGGCGCTGCCGCAATCCGTTGCAGCAAGTCTGCGTCCGGCGCGTGGAAGAACAGCGTTGCCAGCAAACCATAGAGGTCTGCGCGGGCGAGATCCTCCGCACTGTCGGCGGGCGTGGCGGCGCGTTGGAATTGCAGAGGCTGGGCGTCGGTCATGGGAAACGGAAACGGGATCGGGAGTTCGCTCTTCAGTGGGTGGTGCCCGGACGTTCGCCGCGCTCCATCATGTCGATCACACGGCAGTCGCCGCACATCTTCAGGCGCTCGGCGGCGGCACCGGAGAATGCGGGATGCGCACCGAGCTTGGCCAGCATCGTGGTGATCATCTGTGCAGTGCCGAACGGCTTGCCGCAGCGGATGCAGTGGAACGGCTGTGTCTCGTTCAGCGTGACAGGCTGGCGCGCCTCGGCCGACAGGTTCAGGCGCGGCACGAGCGCGATGGCGTCTTCGGGGCACGTGGTCTCGCACAGGCCGCACTGGACGCAGTTGCGCTCGATCATCGCCAGCACTGGCCGCTCGGCCTGGTCGCGCAACGCTTGCGGGGGGCATGCCCCGACGCAGGCCATGCACAGCGTGCAGCGCTCGCGGTCCACGGTGATGGCGCCAAACGGTGCGCCGGCCGGCAGCGGAATCACAGCCTCGGTCGCTTTGGCGTGGCGGGCAAAATGGTCGAGCGCGAAGTCGAGCGTCTCGCGCTTGGCGGCAGCCACGGCGAACGTCGCAGCGGGCATGTCACGGCGGAACCCACGCAGCGAGCCGGATACGTCGGGCGCATTCAACCGGGCATCGAGCGCAGCCGGGTCGGTGACGTCAATCAGCACAACGCTCGATGCATCAGCTGGCTCACCCAGACCTTGCAGTACGGCCTGCGCCACTGCGACCTGCTCCGCGAGCATCGCCCGGTACTGCGGCGCGTCGTCTTCGGTGAGAAGGATGGCGATACGCGCGGCGCCATAGGCAAGCGCCGAGAGCCACACCTCCAGCCCGGTCGACGCCGCATGGAACACCTCGACGGGCAGCACATTCACGGGCACGCCCTGCGCGTTGCCGGTACGTGCGGCACGGCCCAGTTGCTCGATCAGTGCGCGGCCACGCTCACCGTTGTGCAGCAGAACCACTGCATCGCGCCCACCTGCCGATGCGTAGGTGTTCAGCAGCGTTTTGAGTTTGCGACCCTGGTACGGTGCGCTCGGGTACGCATAGGTGATCGCGCCGGTCGGGCACGCCGTCGTGCAGGCACCGCAGCCGACGCACAGGTTGGGTGTGACGTGCACGCTGCCGCGTCCGTCCTTCCATTGCGACGAGATCGCCGATGCGGAGCACACCTGCACGCACGCATCGCAACCCACTTGGCCGTTACGCCCATGCGCGCAGATCGATTCCTTGTACTGGAAGAACTTCGGCTTCTCGAACTCGCCCACCATCTGCAGCAGTGCGAGCGATGCCGTCAATTGACGGCCCGCATCAGCACCTGCGTGGAAGTAGCCCTGCGGTGGTTGATGCTGCGAAAAGGCTGGTGCGTCGTTCAAATCGAAGATCAGGTCGAACTGGCCAGACAGTGTTTGCGGTGCGTCCACACGCCCGAAGTCGATCGCCATGGCCTCACCACAGGCCCGTATACAGACTTCCTTGCAATCGCGGTGGTCGCGGCAGAGATCGAGATCAATCTGGTAGAGCGCGTCGATCGCGTTTTCCGGACACACATCGATACAGGCATTGCAGTGTGTGCAACGGTCCAGATCGATCGGATTGCGGTTGCGCCACTGCACGTCGAAGGCGCCAAGCCAGCCCTTGATCTCCGCCAGTTCGCCGGCGTGGACGGGCCAGCGGCGCTCCATCGGCGGCGAAAGCGGGCCAGCGGATCGATCGCGCCCGGTTGCCAGTACCGTTACGCTCAGTTGATCGGCCAAGCGCTCGGCCCACGGCATAACCCGCTCGGCGGGGCCGACGATCAGCAGGTTGCCCTCGGAGCGGTAATCGACCACGGGCACCGGGTCTGGCGCAGGCAACCCGGCCACCGCCAGCAGCGCCGCTGTCTTTGCATGAAAGCCGCGCGCATCGCGTTTGGCACCCGCTGACCACCCGCCCGTCTCGCGTATGTTCACAAAATGGATCGGCGCGGTCACACCTTCGTGTTGCGCAGCCACTTCGGCAAACAGCGCCTTCTCCTGCGTACAGGCGACGATCACGTCTTCCGTGCCGTCCAGCGCCTGCGTGAAGGCGCCGATCTCGCGGCGACACAGCAGGTGGTGCGTCTTGCCAGGCGCATCAATGGCGGCGTCGGACGCGCGCAGGGCATCGCTCACCGTATCGGCGTCGAGCGGCATGGTGTGATTGCAACTGCAGACCAGCGTGGGCATGAAATTGTGCGTATGCGCCCGCGTCTGATGCGCAGGCTATGGGGACACGGCCGTACGGTCTTCTGCCGCACGGTCCTCTTTTTTTATTCTACGGACGGTGGCTTAGCGCCGCCATGCGGGCTTGCCTGGGCGGGGTCGTCAATGACAGGCGACTCTGCCGGCTCAGGCGGCGTTTCGCTGGTCACGGTGGGTGCAGCCTCGGCGTCGAGTGGTTCGAAATCCACCCTTTTCGCCACTTCCTCGTCCAGCGGCTCGAACAACCGCAGCTCCGCCGTGTGACGCAGCTCGCGCAGCATCTCGGGCGGAATCGGGTCGGGCTGCGAGTAATCGTCGATGTAGGTGTCGAGCCCGTCCATCACATTGAAATGCGGATCGGCGAAGAGCTTCTTGAGCGCAGCGCGCTTGACGGCTTCGTCCACGCCACGCGCGACAAAAGGCGTGAAATCGTCGGCAGGTGTGAGCTTCGCGGCGTCTTCGAGCGTCAGTGGCGGCGGCGCGTCAGGCGCAGGCTCGACCGGCACCGGTTCGGGCGCTACAGCCGGCGCAGACACCACCTCGGCAGGCGGCGCGGCCTCCGGCTCGGGCTCGCCGCGCCGTTCCGCCGTCTTACGGCGCGACCAGCGCGAGAGGAAGGATTCGTCGCTCACGGCAGCCTCGCTCAGAACTTCGCGCGGTCTTCCGGCGACAGGAACGACTCCGGCCGGCGCCGCTTCTTCGGCTCGGGCCGGTAGTTCTCGGCCACGTATGCCTGCAGCCACTCCAGCGCGGCGGCGTCCAGCGGCACGTTCTCGACTGTTTCGCCGCCGTCGAGCCAGCGACCCGCCTCGTTGTAGCTCACCGAGACCGTATGCGGAATCGCCCGGCCCTCATCGTCCGTGCCCGCTTCGCCCAGGCGCCACAGCACGAACCAGCAAGGCGCGGCGGAGGTCACGTTCAAGTAGTAGCCTTCGGCTTCGTCGCGGAACAGCGTGACGGTGAAGCCGGGCGTGAGCCAGCGTTCCTCAGTGTCCGAGCGATCGAGACAGCGCGGTTCGCTGCCGTACTCGCCCAGATCCGGCACGACGGCCTCCAGCCGCCACTGAAACGGCTGCCAGCGGTTGGCGGTCGGGCGGCGGCACAACACCACCGCCATCCTCACGGACGGGCGCTCCACCTGACGATCATTGGGCAGCGGCTCGGTGGTATCCATGGCTTACGTGTTCTGCACGACGATCGACGGGAACTTGCTCGTCATGTCCTTCGCCTTCTCGGCCACGGCAATGGCGACGCGGCGCGCAATCTGCTTGTAAACGCCGGCAATCGCGCCGTCGGGGTCGGCCACCACGGTCGGGCGGCCTGAATCGGCCTGCTCGCGGATCGACAGATTCAGCGGCAGACTGCCCAGGAACGGCACGCCGTACTGTTCGCACATCTTCTCGCCGCCACCCGCGCCGAAGATGTGCTCGGTATGGCCGCAATTCGGGCAGCAGTACACCGCCATGTTCTCGACCACGCCGATGATGGGAATGCCCACCTTCTCGAACATCTTCAGGCCCTTCTTGGCGTCGAGCAGCGCGATGTCCTGCGGCGTGGTGACGATCACCGCGCCCGTCACAGGCACCTTCTGCGACAGCGTGAGCTGGATATCGCCCGTGCCCGGCGGCATGTCGACGATGAGGTAGTCCAGATCGCGCCAGTTGGTCTGCTTGAGCAGTTGCTCCAGGGCGGAGGTGACCATCGGGCCGCGCCAGACCATCGGGTTGTCCTGCTCGATCAGGAAGCCGATCGAGTTGGCCTGGATGCCGTGGCCTTCCATCGGCTCCATGGTCTTGCCATCGGCGGACTCCGGCTGGCCCTGGATGCCGAGCATCATCGGCTGGCTTGGGCCGTAGATGTCGGCGTCCAGAATGCCGACGTTCGCGCCTTCAGCGGCCAGCGCCAGCGCCAGGTTCACGGCGGTGGTCGACTTGCCCACCCCGCCCTTGCCCGACGCCACGGCAATGATGTTCTTCACATTCGGCATCAGATGCACACCGCGCTGCACCGCGTGCGCGACGATCTTCATCGACACCTGCACGCTCACGTTTTCGACACCTTGCACCTGACGCAGCGCCCCGATCACCAGCTTGCGGATCACGTCGAACTGGCTTTTGGCCGGGTAGCCGAGTTCAACGTCGAGCGATACCTCGCCGCCGTCAACCCGGACGTTGCGCACCGATTTGGACGACACAAGGTCACGCTCGGTATTGGGATCCACCACGCCGCGCAGGGCTTCGGTGATCTGTTCGACGGTTACGCTCAACATTGACTCCACAAATCTAATGCAAATGGGGGAAGGGCCAACGATTGCCCGACATGAACTTTGTCGGGTCCTGGCCACTCTATGTACTGTTTTGCTATTGTATTTTGCCGGCGCGACATTCGTCCGATTCCCCCCATATATTCCTAGGCCACGCCGGCCATCGGCAGACCAAACAAGAACCGATCCCGTTATTTGTAGGAGAAACCATGAAAGCCAAGCTTATTTCCGTCTCACTCGTCGCCCTGCTGGCGGCCGGCTGTGCCACCGAGCAGCAGAACAACACCGCCGTTGGCACGGGTGTTGGCGCAGCTGTGGGCGCGGGCATCGGCGCACTGGTGGGCAACGGCAAGGGTGCAGCCATCGGCGGCGCACTGGGCGCAGCTGCTGGCGCAGCCGCCGGTTACAACTGGAGCGCCATCAAGTCCAAGCTGGCCGGCGATACGGCTGGCACGGGCACGCAAATTTCGGAGCAGCCTGACGGCTCGCTTAAGCTGAACATTCCGAGCCAGGTCTCGTTTGATACCGACAGCGCCGTGATCAAGCCGTCGTTCCGCGGCGCGCTGGATAGCGTTGCACAGACGCTCACGGCAAATCCGGAGCTCGCCGCCAATGTGGTCGGCCACACGGATAGTACCGGCAACGCCAACTACAACATGACGCTGTCGCAGAAGCGCGCCCAAAGCGTGGCGAGCTATCTGACCGACCGCGGCGTCGCACGCAACCGCCTGGCCGCTGAAGGCCGTGGCCAGACGCAGCCGGTTGCCGACAACGCCACCGAGGCCGGCCGGGCACAAAATCGCCGCGTCGAAATTTATTTGAAACCAATTCAGGGATGACCCAGTCATAGAGAACAGGTACCGCTTGCTGCGCATTGCTGGCTCGCGATGTGTGGCTGACCTCCCGGGCGGTACCTGATTTCTCCTCCTTTTCCGTTGTGGAAAGCTGCGCCGGCTCTGACCGGCGCTTTTTTTTGGATCACGCAACCTGCGACGTCCTGCCGCAGCTTCCAAGCTTCAGATTCCCACCATTCGTCGCACACCGGCCCCGGGCCGCCGAGCGCGCTAAAATACACGTTTCTCCGCGCACCGCTCCTTTTCTGCGGCCCGCCCGCACCTTTCTGGCCTGCCCATGTCCGAACGTCGCATCCTCGTCACTTCCGCCCTGCCCTATGCCAACGGGCCGATCCACATCGGTCACCTGGTCGAGTACATCCAGACCGACATCTGGGTGCGTTTCCAACGCATGCGCGGGCACGAAACCTACTATGTGGGCGCCGACGATACACACGGCACGCCCGTCATGCTGCGCGCCGAGAAGGAAGGCCTGACCCCGCGCCAGTTGATCGAGCGCGTCTGGACCGAGCACAAGCGCGACTTCGATAACTTCCTGATCTCGTTCGACAACTACTACAGCACCGACTCTGACGAGAACAAGGAGCTGTCTGAGCGCATCTACCTGCAGCTCAAGGAAAACGGCCTGATCGACGTGCGCGAGGTCGAGCAGTTCTACGACCCGGTCAAGGAAATGTTCCTGCCGGACCGCTTCATCAAGGGCGAGTGCCCGAAGTGCGGCGCGAAAGACCAGTACGGCGATTCGTGCGAAGTCTGCGGCGCGACCTACCAGCCGACCGACCTGAAGAACCCGTACTCCGTGGTGTCGGGCGCAACGCCGGTGCGCAAGTCGTCGGAACACTACTTCTTCAAGCTGTCCGACCCGCGCTGCGAAAACTTCCTGCGTGAGTGGGTGGCCGATCTGGCCCAGCCCGAAGCCACCAACAAGATGCGCGAGTGGCTTGGCGACGAAGGCGAGGCCAAGCTGTCGGACTGGGACATCTCGCGTGACGCACCGTACTTCGGCTTCGAAATTCCGGGCGCACCGGGCAAGTACTTCTATGTGTGGCTGGACGCGCCGGTCGGCTACTACGCCAGCTTCAAGAACCTGAGCGCGAAGCTTGGCCTCGACTTCGAATCGTGGATCAGCGCGCATTCGACCACCGAGCAGTACCACTTCATCGGCAAGGACATCCTGTATTTCCACACGCTGTTCTGGCCGGCGATGCTCAAGTTCTCGGGCCACCGCACGCCGACCAACGTGTTCGCGCACGGTTTCCTGACCGTGGACGGCGCCAAGATGAGCAAGTCGCGCGGCACCTTCATCACCGCGCAGAGCTACATCGACACGGGCCTGAATCCGGAATGGCTGCGCTACTACTTCGCCGCCAAGCTGAACGCGACAATGGAAGACCTGGACCTGAACCTGGACGACTTCATCGCCCGTGTGAACAGTGACCTGGTCGGCAAGTTCGTCAACATCGCGAGCCGCTCGGCGGGCTTCCTGGTCAAGCGCTTTGACGGCCGCGTGAGCGATGCCGCCCTGGGCCATCCGCTGATGGTGCAACTGCGTGAAGCCGCTCCGCAAGTCGCCGACCTGTACGAGAAACGCGAGTACAGCAAGGCCCTGCGTGCGGTGATGGAGCTGGCCGACGCCGTCAACGCGTTCGTCGACACCGAAAAGCCGTGGGACCTTGCCAAGGACGAAGCCAACCGCGAGAAGCTGCACGCCGCGTGCTCCGTGGCGCTCGAAGCCTTCCGCCTGCTGGCCGTGTACCTCAAGCCGATCCTGCCGACCACGGTGGAGCGTATCGAAGCGTTCCTGAACGTTGAACCGCTGACCTGGCGCGCGATTGATTCGGCACTGTCGTCGGCCAAGCCGATCCAGCCGTATTCGCACCTGATGACGCGCGTGGACAAGAAGCAGGTCGATG contains these protein-coding regions:
- the metG gene encoding methionine--tRNA ligase, translating into MSERRILVTSALPYANGPIHIGHLVEYIQTDIWVRFQRMRGHETYYVGADDTHGTPVMLRAEKEGLTPRQLIERVWTEHKRDFDNFLISFDNYYSTDSDENKELSERIYLQLKENGLIDVREVEQFYDPVKEMFLPDRFIKGECPKCGAKDQYGDSCEVCGATYQPTDLKNPYSVVSGATPVRKSSEHYFFKLSDPRCENFLREWVADLAQPEATNKMREWLGDEGEAKLSDWDISRDAPYFGFEIPGAPGKYFYVWLDAPVGYYASFKNLSAKLGLDFESWISAHSTTEQYHFIGKDILYFHTLFWPAMLKFSGHRTPTNVFAHGFLTVDGAKMSKSRGTFITAQSYIDTGLNPEWLRYYFAAKLNATMEDLDLNLDDFIARVNSDLVGKFVNIASRSAGFLVKRFDGRVSDAALGHPLMVQLREAAPQVADLYEKREYSKALRAVMELADAVNAFVDTEKPWDLAKDEANREKLHAACSVALEAFRLLAVYLKPILPTTVERIEAFLNVEPLTWRAIDSALSSAKPIQPYSHLMTRVDKKQVDALVEANRQSLQATADAPVAAANGVATIEPMAETITIDDFAKIDLRVARIVACQRVEGSNKLLQLTLDVGEGQTRNVFSGIQSAYAPEDLVGKLTVMVANLAPRKMKFGMSEGMVLAASAADEKAQPGLYILEPHSGAVPGMRVR